A DNA window from Aspergillus nidulans FGSC A4 chromosome V contains the following coding sequences:
- a CDS encoding uncharacterized protein (transcript_id=CADANIAT00003817), with protein sequence MTYTEETMKAAQWDPKLQKVVVNRVPIRTPGPNQILVKLASASLCHSDILAINQPNMAEPFTLGHEGAGYVAELGTKCTDKGFREGDPVGFLHINGCCFECEGCMVHNNNCTQGTPVVSGFGGIRDFGFFQEYAAVDWQNIIHLPYQLDSKRSSAIFCAGITAFHAVDSCNLTAGQWFAAIGAGGLGQLAVQYANAMGYRVIATDINDGALETCKRQGADVIINSLSRPDYANEVKKLTPGGVHPTAVFSGAPAAYRGAPLLELSTFDLAIGTYVVKSESTSIPQRMAKAVDFTAKHGITPEIKVRSGLEDVDEMVCDMQAGRSSKRMAVVFE encoded by the exons ATGACCTACACAGAAGAAACCATGAAGGCGGCGCAATGGGATCCTAAGCTGCAAAAGGTGGTGGTAAATCGAGTACCTATCCGAACCCCGGGCCCAAACCAGATCCTGGTCAAACTGGCCTCGGCGTCTCTCTGTCACTCAGATATCCTGGCCATCAACCAGCCCAACATGGCCGAGCCTTTCACGCTTGGCCATGAAGGTGCCGGCTACGTTGCTGAGCTGGGAACGAAATGCACTGACAAGGGGTTTCGAGAAGGGGATCCAGTCGGATTCCTGCATATCAACGGCTGCTGCTTCGAATGTGAAGGGTGCATGGTGCACAACAATAACTGTACACAAGGCACCCCCGTAGTCTCTGGGTTCGGGGGCATCAGGGATTTCGGGTTCTTCCAAGAGTACGCTGCCGTTGATTGGCAGAACATCATCCACCTTCCGTACCAGCTGGATTCGAAGCGCAGCTCTGCGATTTTCTGTGCAGGGATAACAG CCTTTCATGCCGTAGACAGCTGCAACCTGACGGCTGGCCAGTGGTTCGCCGCGATCGGGGCTGGAGGCCTGGGCCAGCTCGCAGTCCAATACGCCAACGCGATGGGCTACCGGGTCATCGCGACCGATATCAACGACGGGGCTCTCGAGACATGCAAGAGACAAGGTGCCGATGTTATCATCAATTCTCTCTCTCGACCAGACTACGCCAACGAGGTCAAGAAACTCACCCCCGGCGGCGTCCACCCGACGGCGGTCTTCAGCGGTGCTCCAGCTGCCTATAGGGGCGCACC CCTGCTCGAGCTGTCGACGTTTGACCTCGCCATTGGCACCTATGTTGTCAAGTCGGAGAGCACAAGCATCCCTCAGCGTATGGCCAAGGCTGTGGATTTCACAGCCAAGCATGGCATTACACCTGAGATCAAGGTCCGGTCTGGGTTGGAAGATGTCGACGAGATGGTCTGTGATATGCAAGCGGGAAGGTCTAGTAAACGGATGGCAGTCGTTTTCGAGTAG
- a CDS encoding uncharacterized protein (transcript_id=CADANIAT00003818), with protein sequence MDRPATGEEVQALYKSIHGSTDPSAIIPSLAGEDVYRANDLTRHLAVSPSAAHGAVHFTTEALLAGAFLMSKLQAENFAYPFKECKTPVQHAYQLMGKTEYAKEHTYSIMAAEGRLDSFNQFMQGKFFKPRKTPDRLQALGYDFAAVAREAGPLTSTVMVDIGGGRGELLLELKEAFPQFTAADLVVEEFQSDNDLRLDPGSEVTFVNWNYKDESSPQPVKGALVYHLAHILHNLPDLNAARLLQRISDAMAPYSRLLVHEFSKNRNYALMHASMIALYGGRERTGAEWRQMAALAGLRIAFEGYPDLVDNQIEMSSDPSLDRLAQHKVRIDSARKHPVSTAKDRITVIAFKPGKALVAIARPCRGQFLLLISPSRLDKPRIQSSLALTSVGPRECGAVTQLGEEKQNQATRGNDTIRVSGKLPGSLQGTLCHSVLALIFRFTVKTWARWVLPTVSSPERVWGAEDLLFAVGYAFDMAHMALIQKSLDYGLGQHIWTLTDVQRIGALKYDFLSQPIAGRIIDVAYFSGRRIDALSLRNDLVLVHVLQQRRQAYPNLNYDRNGGPDNRKLSHYSADCASVRPESIPIGFNTAVDFFLTVLSAIQLWQFSIRSVDRAPSSSNSFFARFKRLPRQARNRRIWQTIVLSGPLALSGCASIVKTYVRLLFFLHLAGSENYNIIPFVLWVKIENYSILLATCGPIIRLFVRVVFDKPHASRWDYPSNSHSNQYSHTRGRGLDFDLDGHRHRQNHGSVVMTVFGLKKGSSGPTSFGSDEMVRGKDRDARDGVGGVTVKTDITVQVAFSGGKASNTGANTCSLKMATSVVQGIRSDLPNGPTNKKTNRFISFSFPGVLRAASNSSNYQNGCLKQDHNEESCEPRTRRRTVDQLGINIVPTCATKSQTATMSVSETMWFRWTISSTQTITGHANISIKIPPNGIAGPNVNQIPGHKNHVEHHNRVCDLPEQKENVPAVAQGPPPEKEELILAISFWLVTDRIDDVEVDREEGERMELFCPNSVVPLDLSVAVVGEEASACGDIVPHSTGELSGSKQHTGVEEPPVDIQEQEKREKERSSPSPLLAMADLECGDGPSIKATAPPYSASKQGLAGGLNLDEAGAGEVSALHSMRLGLFCRMQQLMLDIFGLRNGTLYWAR encoded by the exons ATGGATAGACCAGCGACAGGGGAGGAAGTCCAGGCGCTCTACAAGAGTATACACGGCTCAACTGACCCATCGGCCATTATTCCAT cCCTAGCCGGAGAGGACGTCTACAGGGCGAACGATCTTACCCGTCATCTAGCGGTTTCGCCTTCGGCAGCCCACGGGGCAGTTCATTT CACAACGGAAGCGCTCCTCGCCGGGGCATTCCTGATGTCCAAGCTCCAAGCCGAGAACTTCGCCTACCCCTTCAAGGAATGCAAGACCCCAGTCCAGCACGCGTACCAGCTCATGGGTAAGACCGAGTATGCAAAAGAGCATACCTACTCAATCATGGCCGCAGAGGGACGCCTGGATAGTTTCAACCAGTTTATGCAGGGAAAATTCTTCAAGCCCAGAAAAACGCCTGACCGTCTCCAGGCGCTTGGCTATGACTTTGCAGCAGTTGCTCGTGAAGCCGGCCCTTTAACGTCAACAGTCATGGTCGATATCGGCGGAGGTCGAGGCGAGTTGCTTCTTGAACTCAAAGAGGCATTCCCACAGTTCACTGCTGCAGATCTTGTCGTGGAGGAGTTTCAGTCCGACAACGATTTGAGACTTGACCCGGGAAGCGAGGTCACCTTCGTCAACTGGAACTACAAAGACGAGAGCAGCCCGCAGCCTGTGAAGGGGGCACTGGTGTACCATCTGGCACACATCCTCCATAATTTGCCGGATCTCAATGCAGCACGGTTATTACAAAGGATATCGGACGCGATGGCTCCATACTCGCGACTGCTAGTGCACGAATTCTCGAAGAATAGAAACTACGCCTTGATGCACGCCAGCATGATAGCACTGTACGGGGGCCGTGAGAGAACAGGCGCGGAGTGGCGACAGATGGCTGCGTTGGCTGGTCTCAGGATCGCTTTCGAGGGTTATCCGGATCTAG TGGATAATCAAATCGAGATGAGCTCGGATCCTTCGTTGGATCGTTTAGCCCAGCACAAGGTGCGGATCGATAGCGCCAGGAAGCACCCGGTCTCCACTGCCAAGGACCGAATAACTGTTATAGCGTTTAAGCCTGGAAAAGCTCTTGTGGCCATTGCGCGGCCCTGCAGGGGTCAattcctgctcctcatcagcccaTCA CGTCTTGACAAGCCACGAATCCAGTCAAGTTTGGCCCTTACATCAGTTGGTCCTCGAGAGTGCGGTGCAGTTACCCAGCTAGGCGAGGAAAAGCAAAATCAGGCTACTAGAGGAAATGATACGATCAGAGTCTCAGGAAAACTGCCAGGGTCACTGCA GGGTACACTATGTCACAGCGTGTTGG CTCTGATCTTCAGATTTACCGTCAAGACATGGGCTCGCTGGGTCCTTCCTACAGTCAGCTCCCCGGAGCGGGTATGGGGCGCTGAAGACTTATTGTTTGCTGTCGGCTACGCCTTTGATATGGCCCATATGGCTTTGATTCAGAAAAG TCTCGATTACGGTCTCGGTCAACATATTTGGACCCTCACGGATGTCCAGCGCATCGGCGCCCTAAAGTACGACTTTCTCTCTCAGCCTATAG CCGGGCGAATAATTGACGTGGCCTACTTCAGCGGTCGCCGCATCGATGCTCTCTCGCTGCGGAATGACTTGGTTCTTGTACATGTGCTTCAGCAGCGCCGACAAGCATATCCGAATCTCAATTATGATCGGAATGGTGGTCCAGATAATCGCAAACTCAGTCACTATTCTGCAGATTGTGCTTCAGTGCGGCCCGAATCCATACCGATTG GCTTCAACACAGCGgtcgacttcttcctcaccgtccTCTCTGCCATCCAACTATGGCAGTTCAGTATCCGGAGCGTGGACCGTGCCCCATCATCAAGTAACTCCTTCTTTGCGCGCTTCAAGCGCTTGCCGAGACAGGCGAGGAATAGGCGGATCTGGCAGACTATAGTTCTTAGTGGGCCACTGGCACTCTCGGGCTGCGCTTCTATTGTGAAGACTTATGTACGCCTCTTATTCTTTTTGCATCTGGCAGGATCCGAGAATT ACAACATCATACCGTTTGTGCTATGGGTAAA GATTGAGAATTACAGCATCCTCCTCGCAACCTGCGGTCCGATAATCCGGCTCTTCGTCCGCGTTGTGTTCGACAAACCCCACGCGTCGAGGTGGGATTATCCCAGTAATAGCCACTCGAATCAATACTCGCACACACGCGGCCGTGGTTTGGATTTTGACTTGGATGGGCACCGTCATAGGCAGAATCATGGGTCGGTTGTTATGACTGTTTTTGGATTAAAGAAAGGAAGTTCTGGGCCTACGTCGTTTGGATCCGACGAGATGGTGAGAGGGAAAGATCGCGATGCTCGAGATGGCGTTGGAGGAGTCACTGTCAAGACGGATATCACTGTGCAGGTTG CATTTTCGGGTGGGAAAGCAAGTAACACCGGTGCTAATACCTGTTCGTTGAAGATGGCTACGAGTGTAGTGCAAGGTATCCGGTCCGACCTCCCCAACGGTCCCACGAACAAGAAGACAAATCGCT TTATCAGCTTTTCCTTCCCCGGCGTACTTAGGGCAGCGTCCAACTCCAGTAACTACCAAAACGGCTGTCTTAAGCAAGATCACAATGAGGAGTCCTGTGAGCCACGTACGAGACGGCGCACGGTGGACCAGCTCGGTATCAACATTGTGCCAACCTGTGCCACAAAAAGCCAGACAGCAACCATGTCCGTCTCAGAGACTATGTGGTTTCGCTGGACAATTAGCTCCACCCAGACGATCACAGGCCATGCAAATATCAGCATCAAAATTCCCCCCAACGGAATAGCAGG TCCCAACGTAAATCAAATACCCGGCCACAAAAATCATGTTGAACACCATAATCGAGTCTGCGATCTGCCAGAGCAAAAGGAAAATGTGCCAGCCGTGGCTCAGGGTCCTCCACCcgaaaaagaagaattgaTACTCGCCATATCCTTCTGGTTG GTAACTGATCGCATAGACGATGTTGAAGTGGACcgggaggagggagagcgCATGGAGCTCTTTTGCCCTAACAGCGTGGTACCATTGGATTTGAGTGTAGCAGTTGTAGGCGAGGAAGCCAGCGCTTGTGGGGATATTGTTCCCCACTCCACTGGAGAACTGAGCGGGAGCAAGCAACATACTGGCGTAGAGGAGCCACCGGTTG ACAtacaagagcaagagaaaagggagaaagagaggTCGAGTCCGTCCCCTCTTCTTG CCATGGCCGATTTGGAGTGCGGCGATGGACCTTCAATAAAGGCCACGGCTCCTCCATACTCAGCCAG CAAGCAAGGCTTAGCTGGAGGTTTGAATTTGGACGAAGCCGGAGCTGGCGAAGTGTCAGCGCTGCATAGTATGAGGCTTGGACT aTTCTGCAGAATGCAACAGCTTATGCTAGATA TCTTCGGGCTTAGA AATGGCACCTTATACTGGGCAAGGTAA
- a CDS encoding putative MFS transporter (transcript_id=CADANIAT00003819) has product MREKASDPQTTELPPTTYTPPAENDDESRSPRNWSPWKKRLLFISLMSSSILADGGMVWGATLIVEQALDWGITVDKAATTMNYGLLLQGIGGLMAIPLIEAYGRLPVWLWPQFITTFMVLGATLSNDYKTFTAFRSLQGLFGTVPQVVGLPIIHDMYDPKGLTGHRGTTFLIGPFLGPAIAGYISAGSNWKVSFGMLTLFYGLSTILIFLFGHETYFVKGRQCQCNTRFQAIFGIKSHNLPVFSTVALWTKTLVVYIFKFPLLLTGIATMVNFCWPIGITVTVSTFVAQPPYLFDTIQSSSLRWAPILGGLTGFSFGYFFNNWIYRSRQENWRPEYRLHGVWFAIGTMAAGLLTYGLTLHFHKHWIGLAFGWGMVVAGMIASTVSITSYALDKYPDQSTVVSAIINGWRTASGFSVGYFQPTWIAKNGLAAVFATQAGVVVAVLVLTITPVIVIEGKRARGEGTINSSI; this is encoded by the exons ATGAGGGAAAAGGCCTCCGACCCGCAAACGACCGAGTTACCACCCACCACTTATACCCCTCCAGCAGAGAACGATGATGAGAGCAGGTCCCCTCGCAACTGGAGTCCATGGAAGAAACGCTTGTTGTTTATATCTCTCATGTCCAGTTCGATCCTTGCAGATGG AGGAATGGTCTGGGGCGCAACCCTGATCGTCGAACAGGCGTTAGACTGGGGCATCACCGTCGACAAGGCGGCTACCACAATGAACTACGGGCTGCTCCTGCAGGGGATCGGTGGGTTGATGGCGATTCCTCTTATCGAGGCTTATGGACG CCTCCctgtctggctctggccgcAATTCATCACCACTTTTATGGTGCTTGGTGCGACATTGTCCAATGACTACAAAACGTTTACGGCCTTTCGGTCCCTTCAGGGCTTGTTCGGGACCGTGCCTCAGGTCGTTGGTCTGCCGATTATCCATGATATGTATGATCCTAAAG GCTTAACTGGTCACAGGGGTACCACATTCTTGATTGGACCTTTCCTTGGCCCCGCGATAGCGGGATACATCAGCGCAGGAAGCAATTGGAAAGTTTCATTCGGCATGCTGACCCTCTTTTACGGACTGTCGAcgatcctcatcttcctaTTCGGACACGAAACTTACTTCGTGAAGGGCCGACAGTGTCAGTGCAACACCCGCTTCCAGGCGATTTTTGGCATCAAGAGCCATAATCTCCCTGTCTTTTCCACAGTAGCTCTCTGGACGAAGACGCTTGTGGTCTATATCTTCAAGTTTCCGCTGCTTCTGACTGGCATTGCCACTATGGTCAACTTCTGCTGGCCTATTG GAATAACCGTAACCGTATCCACATTTGTTGCCCAGCCACCTTACCTATTTGACACTATTCAAtcatcttctcttcgatGGGCTCCTATTCTCGGTGGTCTGACAG GCTTCAGTTTCGGCtacttcttcaacaactgGATCTACCGGTCCCGCCAGGAGAATTGGCGACCTGAGTATCGCCTCCACGGCGTCTGGTTTGCGATCGGTACAATGGCCGCGGGCCTTCTGACCTATGGGCTGACGCTTCATTTCCATAAACACTGGATTGGACTTGCATTCGGTTGGGGAATGGTTGTTGCCGGGATGATCGCTAGTACTGT GTCTATAACATCTTACGCTCTTGATAAATACCCCGACCAATCGACCGTAGTCTCGGCGATCATTAACGGGTGGAGAACAGCGAGTGGGTTCTCTGTAGGCTATTTTCAGCCTACGTGGATCGCCAAGAATGGCCTTGCTGCAGTTTTTGCAACGCAGGCAGGTGTGGTAGTCGCTGTCTTGGTTCTAACCATCACGCCGGTGATTGTTATCGAGGGGAAGAGGGCAAGGGGCGAAGGGACAATTAACAGCAGTATCTAA
- a CDS encoding uncharacterized protein (transcript_id=CADANIAT00003820) codes for MADVKAHFLINQAGVRALHRQVLARDITDAAVGGSRDRADSRVWGCDGVEIWERTGSIPRAC; via the exons atggctgacgTCAAGgcgcattttctgatcaaccaagctggcgtacgagcgcttcacCGTCAAGTTTTGGCGCGCGATATCACAGATGCCGCGGTTGGTGGTAGCCGCGATCGAGCAGATAGTCGTGTTTGGGGCTGTGACGGGGTAGAG ATCTGGGAAAGAACTGGCTCAATTCCGAGGGCTTGTTAG
- a CDS encoding wax synthase family protein (transcript_id=CADANIAT00003821), with protein sequence MTEYQTVSRLSFLTATQTLIPPVVVIATPKGSILRYVSIPCMIWVWSLMLYPVEKPSYLAVTFAAGGWMHIITALDVLLINPKCAGDFVDADGKIQSHFSRLRSAIGLMGNPRKLNTPREAKNTPPVPKYYTKSSPTTIPRGRFLIRESAIAAWQYLALDVLALQAAKSALEKKEKATVHYSQPTDNLWVEVWIENVIAALVAWFVLSRILISFYYRLLSTISVALGLSSPESFPPLFNKMTDAYTLRNFWGKFWHQILRVDFTAVSNFVTCKVLSLPKPSILERYTNVFLVFFLSGILHITNDVVMNVPIRDSGAMTFFLSFTIGYMIEDGVQAVWKQLYGSQKAPQEPELWKKAIGFIWVVAFLAIASAGYFRPSQTRPESQLAFVPWSVTEIIGLDVVVGMIAFGAVVLRVVFECEI encoded by the exons ATGACTGAATATCAAACAGTGTCTAGGCTGTCCTTTCTGACCGCCACGCAAACCCTGATTCCCCCTGTTGTTGTGATTGCGACACCAAAGGGCTCAATCTTGCGCTATGTGTCCATCCCGTGTATGATTTGGGTCTGGAGTTTGATGCTGTACCCTGTCGAAAAGCCGTCGTATTTGGCGGTCACATTCGCCGCTGGTGGTTGGATGCACATCATTACAGCTCTCGATGTTCTATTAATTAACCCCAAATGTGCGGGGGATTTTGTCGACGCTGATGGGAAGATTCAGAGCCATTTCTCCCGTCTTCGAAGTGCCATAGGGCTTATGGGTAATCCACGGAAGCTCAATACACCTAGGGAAGCAAAAAATACGCCTCCTGTCCCAAAATACTATACGAAAAGCAGCCCGACAACTATCCCACGAGGCCGCTTCTTGATCCGAGAATCTGCAATTGCAGCGTGGCAATATTTGGCTCTAGATGTATTGGCTTTACAAGCCGCCAAATCAGCTctggagaaaaaggaaaaagcaacggTCCACTATTCTCAACCCACCGACAACTTATGGGTGGAAGTCTGGATCGAGAACGTCATCGCCGCTTTGGTGGCTTGGTTTGTTTTATCACGAATTCTGATCAGTTTCTATTATCGCTTGTTGTCCACTATCTCTGTGGCTCTGGGACTTTCGTCGCCGGAATCGTTCCCACCGCTATTCAATAAGATGACTGACGCGTACACATTACGAAACTTCTGGGG AAAATTCTGGCATCAGATTCTACGAGTAGATTTCACAGCTGTGAGCAACTTTGTTACCTGTAAGGTACTCAGTCTCCCTAAACCATCAATACTAGAACGCTACACCAACgtgtttctggtcttcttcctctcggGTATTCTACACATCACAAATGACGTTGTTATGAATGTCCCTATACGCGACTCCGGTGCTATGACTTTTTTCTTGTCTTTCACTATTGGATACATGATTGAAGATGGCGTCCAAGCTGTCTGGAAACAATTATATGGCTCTCAGAAAGCTCCTCAGGAGCCAGAGCTATGGAAAAAGGCTATTGGGTTTATTTGGGTTGTGGCATTCCTGGCGATAGCATCGGCTGGATATTTTAGGCCATCGCAGACGCGACCAGAGAGTCAGTTGGCATTCGTGCCTTGGAGTGTCACAGAGATTATTGGTCTTGATGTCGTGGTAGGCATGATTGCGTTTGGTGCGGTTGTCTTGAGGGTCGTCTTTGAATGTGAGATCTGA
- the cbhC gene encoding protein cbhC (transcript_id=CADANIAT00003822) has translation MHYSASGLALAFLLPAIQAQQTLYGQCGGSGWTGATSCVAGAACSTLNQWYAQCLPAATTTSTTLTTTTSSVTTTSNPGSTTTTSSVTVTATASGNPFSGYQLYVNPYYSSEVQSIAIPSLTGTLSSLAPAATAAAKTRDVAAKVPTMATYLADIRSQNAAGANPPIAGQFVVYDLPDRDCAALASNGEFAISDGGVQHYKDYIDSIREILVEYSDVHVILVIEPDSLANLVTNLNVAKCANAQSAYLECTNYAVTQLNLPNVAMYLDAGHAGWLGWPANLQPAANLYAGVYSDAGSPAALRGLATNVANYNAWAIDTCPSYTQGNSVCDEKDYINALAPLLRAQGFDAHFITDTGRNGKQPTGQQAWGDWCNVIGTGFGARPSTNTGDSLLDAFVWVKPGGESDGTSDTSAARYDAHCGYSDALQPAPEAGTWFQAYFVQLLQNANPSF, from the exons ATGCACTACTCTGCTTCAGGTCTCGCGTTGGCATTCTTGCTTCCTGCAATTCAGGCTCAGCAAACTCTCTATGGGCAAT GTGGGGGATCTGGCTGGACCGGTGCTACGAGCTGTGTAGCTGGCGCAGCGTGTTCTACTCTGAACCAAT GGTACGCTCAGTGCTTGCCAGCCGCAACCACCACGTCTACTACCCTGACCACGACAACATCTTCAGTAACCACGACGAGCAATCCTGGCTCTACGACAACTACAAGCTCTGTTACTGTCACTGCCACTGCATCTGGAAACCCTTTCAGTGGCTACCAGCTCTACGTCAACCCTTACTACTCATCTGAGGTGCAAAGTATCGCCATTCCATCCCTCACTGGGACACTCTCCTCGCTTGCACCGGCAGCCACTGCTGCCGCCAAG ACAAGAGATGTTGCCGCAAAGGTGCCCACAATGGCGACCTACCTCGCGGATATCCGGTCACAGAATGCTGCCGGAGCCAACCCTCCTATTGCAGGCCAATTTGTTGTTTATGACCTTCCGGACCGTGACTGCGCCGCTCTGGCCAGTAATGGCGAGTTTGCCATTTCAGATGGCGGGGTGCAGCATTATAAGGATTATATTGATTCCATCCGCGAAATTCTCGTGGAGTACTCAGACGTCCACGTAATCCTGGTTATTG AACCGGACAGTTTAGCTAATCTTGTCACAAACTTGAACGTTGCTAAATGTGCCAACGCCCAGAGCGCTTACCTGGAATGCACAAACTACGCGGTCACGCAGCTCAACCTTCCGAACGTGGCCATGTATCTTGACGCTG GACATGCcggctggcttggctggcCAGCAAACCTCCAGCCCGCCGCAAACCTCTACGCAGGAGTCTACTCAGACGCCGGGTCACCGGCCGCACTTCGTGGTCTTGCTACCAACGTCGCCAATTACAACGCCTGGGCAATCGATACCTGCCCTTCATACACGCAAGGTAACTCCGTTTGTGACGAAAAGGACTACATCAACGCCCTCGCTCCCCTGCTTCGCGCTCAGGGCTTTGACGCTCACTTCATCACAGATACGG GCCGCAACGGGAAGCAGCCAACAGGCCAACAAGCCTGGGGCGACTGGTGCAACGTCATCGGCACGGGCTTCGGCGCGCGCCCATCCACGAACACAGGTGATTCCTTATTGGATGCTTTTGTCTGGGTTAAACCTGGTGGCGAGAGTGACGGGACTTCTGATACGTCCGCGGCGCGGTATGATGCGCATTGCGGGTATAGCGACGCGCTGCAGCCAGCGCCCGAGGCGGGAACTTGGTTTCAG GCATATTTCGTGCAGCTTTTACAGAATGCGAACCCGTCTTTCTAG
- a CDS encoding protein POx (transcript_id=CADANIAT00003823) — MQYSRMTATRENPKYKNLRVEECDVLIIGSGPVGATYAREILDPGSGASPGRKAPKVIMVETGAQESKVPGEHKKNAVVYQKHIDSFVNVIQGSLFATSVPTRVDPNLKLPPVSWSPREKQNFNGQNKEQNIYHNLDANGVSRNVGGMSTHWTCATPRQHELERSKIFDDATWDRLYKRAEELIGTRTDVLDQSIRQRLVLDILRKKFKNRDAKALPLAAEKVEGKNLIKWSSSSTVLGNLLEDEKFTLLDQHHCEKLEFNDETNKVSFAIIKNLAKPQTSKEDEDRLRIKAKYVIVCGGPILTPQLLFKSGFRYDEEDAEDSEGNKSSLYIPALGRNLTEQTMCFCQIVLKDKWVEELQKNNWGPECEEHRRKYDEEDDPLRIPFDDLDPQVTLPFTENTPWHTQIHRDAFSYGAVPPAIDKRTIVDLRYFGRAETQWRNRVTFSKKLTDAYGMPQPTFDFKLSTKDRLESHRMMQDMEKVAGELGGYLPGSEPQFLAPGLALHVCGTTAALRKGCRSEDEMKRISVCDENSKVWGVENLHLGGLNVIPGPRSNASNPTLTAMCFAIKGAEEIRRKLGKKGSHSGNRDDGDVDTDTDDDA; from the exons ATGCAATACAGCAGAATGACCGCAACCAGGGAAAACCCTAAGTACAAAAATCTGCGTGTGGAAGAATGCGATGTCCTAA TCATCGGCTCGGGCCCAGTCGGGGCAACTTACGCAAGGGAGATTCTGGACCCCGGCTCCGGTGCTTCGCCTGGAAGAAAAGCTCCAAAGGTTATTATGGTGGAAACTGGGGCGCA GGAGTCTAAAGTGCCTGGTGAACACAAGAAGAATGCCGTGGTATACCAGAAACACATTGATTCTTTTGTGAA TGTTATTCAG GGGAGCCTATTTGCAACCTCTGTCCCAACACGTGTGGATCCGAACCTCAAGTTGCCTCCCGTCTCTTGGTCTCCACG TGAAAAACAAAACTTCAACGGGCAGAACAAGGAGCAGAATATCTACCACAACTTAGACGCTAATGGTGTGTCCCGCAATGTTGGCGGCATGTCCACTCA CTGGACGTGCGCCACGCCCAGACAGCACGAACTAGAACGGTCAAAAATTTTCGATGACGCTACCTGGGACAGGTTGTACAAGAGAGCTGAGGAGCTAATTGGCACTCGGACTGATGTACTCGACCAATCAATCCGACAACGGTTGGTCTTGGATATTCTACGGAAAAAATTTAAGAATCGCGACGCAAAAGCCCTGCCACTTGCCGCTGAAAAAGTCGAGGGCAAAAACCTGATTAAGTGGTCGTCTTCTTCTACTGTGCTCGGAAATCTCCTTGAAGATGAAAAATTCACTCTACTCGATCAGCACCACTGCGAAAAACTGGAATTCAACGATGAAACCAACAAAGTCAGTTTTGCAATCATCAAGAATCTCGCAAAGCCCCAAACTtcaaaagaagatgaagacagACTGAGAATAAAGGCAAAGTATGTGATTGTGTGTGGAGGACCGATTCTTACTCCACAGCTCTTGTTCAAGTCTGGATTCCGTtacgatgaggaggatgctGAAGATTCTGAAGGAAATAAATCATCCCTCTATATCCCAGCATTG GGTCGGAACTTGACCGAGCAAACAATGTGCTTCTGTCAGATTGTACTGAAGGATAAATGGGTagaggagctccagaaaaATAACTGGGGTCCCGAATGTGAGGAACACCGAAGAAAAtatgacgaagaggacgacCCCCTGCGAATCCCCTTCGACGATCTGGACCCCCAAGTTACCCTCCCCTTCACTGAGAATACGCCGTGGCATACGCAGATCCACCGTGATGCTTTTTCATACGGCGCAGTACCCCCGGCCATTGACAAACGCACCATCGTCGACCTTCGCTATTTCGGTCGAGCCGAGACGCAGTGGAGAAATCGCGTCACATTTTCCAAGAAACTCACGGACGCGTACGGCATGCCGCAACCAACATTTGACTTCAAGCTCTCGACGAAAGACCGCCTTGAATCGCACAGAATGATGCAGGATATGGAAAAGGTTGCTGGGGAACTCGGGGGGTATCTCCCCGGTTCTGAGCCCCAGTTCCTTGCTCCCGGGCTGGCGCTCCACGTATGCGGGACGACTGCAGCGCTTCGCAAAGGCTGCAGGTCAGAAGACGAGATGAAGAGAATTTCCGTCTGCGATGAGAACTCCAAGGTCTGGGGGGTTGAGAACCTTCACCTCGGTGGCCTCAATGTTATTCCAGGGCCTAGGTCAAATGCGTCTAACCCAACATTGACTGCCATGTGTTTCGCCATCAAGGGTGCGGAGGAGATACGGCGCAAGCTGGGCAAAAAGGGTTCTCACAGTGGTAATCGCGATGACGGAGATGTAGACACTGATACGGACGATGACGCTTGA